The proteins below come from a single Vitis vinifera cultivar Pinot Noir 40024 chromosome 9, ASM3070453v1 genomic window:
- the LOC100265187 gene encoding disease resistance protein SUMM2 produces the protein MDSVNPILNLATSLWNCTANCVSHIRGLKQNVENLRRLMERLHLRSEDVKRRLELEEREQMIPLLEVQGWLCDVGVLKNEVDAILQEADLLLEKQYCLGSCRNIRPKYNLVKRVAEKSTHAAELIARGDFERVAAMFLRPVVDELPLGHTVGLDSLSQRVCSCFYEDEVGIVGLYGVRGVGKTTLLKKINNDRLRQFSYEFNIVIWVAVSNQASVTSAQEVIANKLQINGRMWQNRSQDEKAIEIFNIMKRQRFLLLLDNVCQRIDLSEIGVPLPPDAKDGSKVIITTRSLKICSEMEAQRRFKVECLPSTEALNLFMLMVREDTLSSHPDIRNLAYSVMERCKGLPLALVTVGRALADKNTLGEWEQAIQELENFLLEISDRLPRAVVDEMPLGHIVGLDRLYERVCSCLTDYKVRIIGLYGTGGIGKTTLMKKINNEFLKTSHQFDTVIWVAVSKKEKVQESVRAAQEVIRNQLQIPDSMWQGRTEDERATKIFNILKTKKFVLLLDDVWQPFDLSKIGVPPLPSLLYFRVIITTRLQKTCTEMEVQRKFRVECLEQEEALALFMKKVGENTLNSHPDIPQLAEKVAERCKGLPLAIVTVGRAMADKNSPEKWDQAIRELKKFPVEISGMELQFGVLKLSYDYLTDDITKSCFIYCSVFPKGYEIRNDELIEHWIGEGFFDHKDIYEARRRGHKIIEDLKNASLLEEGDGFKECIKMHDVIHDMALWIGQECGKKMNKILVYESLGRVEAERVTSWKEAERISLWGWNIEKLPETPHCSNLQTLFVRECIQLKTFPRGFFQFMPLIRVLDLSTTHCLTELPDGIDRLMNLEYINLSMTQVKELPIEIMKLTKLRCLLLDGMLALIIPPQLISSLSSLQLFSMYDGNALSAFRTTLLEELESIEAMDELSLSFRNVAALNKLLSSYKLQRCIRRLSIHDCRDFLLLELSSISLNYLETLVIFNCLQLEEMKISMEKQGGKGLEQSYDTPNPQLIARSNQHFRSLRDVKIWSCPKLLNLTWLIYAACLQSLSVQSCESMKEVISIDYVTSSTQHASIFTRLTSLVLGGMPMLESIYQGALLFPSLEIISVINCPRLRRLPIDSNSAAKSLKKIEGDLTWWGRLEWKDESVEETFTNYFCPQYLADPIQHSGEVQGKKKLVVEGSTSRAAT, from the exons ATGGACTCTGTGAACCCAATCCTCAATCTTGCCACTAGCCTGTGGAATTGCACGGCCAATTGTGTCTCTCATATCCGTGGTCTCAAACAAAATGTTGAAAACTTGAGACGCCTAATGGAGAGACTGCACCTTCGAAGTGAAGATGTAAAGAGAAGACTGGAACTTGAAGAGCGAGAACAGATGATACCCCTACTGGAGGTGCAAGGCTGGCTTTGTGACGTTGgtgttttgaaaaatgaagtGGATGCGATTCTGCAAGAAGCGGATCTACTACTAGAAAAGCAATATTGTCTGGGAAGCTGTCGTAATATCCGGCCAAAATACAACCTTGTAAAGAGAGTGGCTGAAAAAAGCACGCATGCGGCGGAACTAATAGCAAGAGGAGATTTTGAAAGAGTGGCAGCCATGTTTCTTCGTCCTGTTGTAGATGAATTACCTCTTGGGCATACCGTGGGCTTAGATTCTCTGTCTCAGAGGGTGTGCAGCTGCTTTTACGAAGATGAAGTAGGAATTGTTGGATTATATGGAGTACGCGGTGTTGGCAAGACAACACTACTGAAGAAAATCAACAACGATCGCCTCCGCCAATTTTCTTACGAATTTAATATAGTGATTTGGGTTGCAGTGTCGAATCAAGCAAGCGTGACATCTGCTCAAGAGGTGATTGCAAACAAGTTACAGATCAATGGTAGAATGTGGCAAAATAGAAGTCAGGATGAAAAGGCCATAGAAATATTCAATATCATGAAAAGACAAAGGTTTTTGCTGTTGTTGGACAATGTATGCCAACGAATTGATCTCTCAGAAATAGGAGTTCCTCTTCCTCCGGATGCTAAAGACGGGTCCAAAGTAATAATCACAACTCGATCCTTGAAAATCTGCAGTGAGATGGAAGCTCAAAGGAGGTTTAAAGTAGAGTGTTTGCCATCGACAGAAGCCTTGAATTTGTTCATGCTGATGGTCAGAGAGGACACTCTAAGTTCTCATCCTGATATACGAAATCTTGCCTACAGCGTTATGGAGAGATGCAAAGGCTTGCCACTTGCACTCGTTACTGTTGGACGAGCATTGGCCGATAAGAATACTCTTGGGGAATGGGAACAAGCGATACAGGAGCTGGAGAACTTCCTACTAGAAATTTCAG ACAGGTTGCCTCGTGCTGTGGTAGATGAAATGCCTCTTGGGCATATCGTGGGCTTAGATCGGTTGTATGAGAGAGTGTGCAGCTGCCTCACCGACtataaagtaagaattattGGATTATATGGAACAGGAGGCATTGGAAAAACAACACTAATGAAGAAAATCAACAATGAGTTCCTCAAAACAAGTCACCAATTCGATACAGTGATTTGGGTTGCCGTGTCCAAGAAAGAAAAGGTGCAAGAAAGTGTGAGAGCGGCTCAAGAGGTGATTCGGAATCAATTACAGATCCCGGATAGCATGTGGCAAGGTAGAACAGAGGATGAAAGGGCTACAAAAATATTCAAcatcttgaaaacaaaaaaatttgtgcTACTTTTAGATGATGTATGGCAACCATTTGATCTCTCAAAAATAGGAGTTCCTCCTCTTCCAAGTCTTCTGTATTTCAGAGTAATAATCACAACTCGATTACAGAAAACATGCACTGAAATGGAAGTTCAACGGAAGTTTAGAGTAGAGTGTTTGGAACAGGAAGAAGCCTTGGCTTTGTTCATGAAGAAGGTCGGAGAGAACACCCTGAATTCTCACCCTGATATACCGCAGCTTGCTGAAAAGGTGGCAGAGCGGTGCAAAGGCTTGCCACTTGCCATTGTTACTGTTGGACGAGCAATGGCTGATAAGAATTCTCCCGAGAAATGGGATCAGGCAATCCGAGAACTGAAGAAATTCCCAGTGGAAATTTCAGGTATGGAGCTTCAGTTTGGGGTTTTGAAACTAAGCTATGATTACTTGACAGACGATATCACCAAATCTTGTTTCATATACTGTTCTGTGTTTCCCAAGGGATATGAAATTAGGAATGATGAGCTTATAGAACATTGGATTGGTGAAGGATTTTTTGACCATAAGGACATATATGAAGCACGCAGACGAGGACACAAAATCATTGAAGACCTAAAGAATGCAAGCTTGTTAGAGGAGGGTGATGGATTTAAAGAATGTATCAAGATGCACGATGTGATACACGACATGGCTCTATGGATAGGTCAAGAATGTGGAAAAAAGATGAACAAGATTTTGGTGTATGAATCTCTTGGGCGTGTTGAGGCTGAGAGGGTCACCAGCTGGAAGGAGGCAGAAAGGATATCATTGTGGGGATGGAATATTGAGAAACTCCCAGAAACACCACATTGCTCTAATCTCCAGACTCTCTTTGTGAGGGAGTGCATTCAATTGAAGACGTTTCCAAGAGGATTCTTCCAATTCATGCCTCTCATAAGAGTTCTAGATTTGTCAACCACTCATTGTTTAACTGAGTTACCTGATGGGATTGACAGATTAATGAACTTGGAATACATTAATCTTTCAATGACACAAGTAAAAGAGTTGCCGATTGAGATCATGAAGTTGACAAAACTGAGGTGCTTGTTACTGGATGGTATGCTTGCACTTATAATTCCTCCACAATTGATATCTAGTCTTTCATCATTACAATTGTTCAGTATGTATGATGGAAATGCTTTATCTGCATTTCGCACCACCTTATTGGAGGAATTGGAGTCCATAGAAGCTATGGATGAGTTATCTCTCTCCTTCCGTAATGTTGCTGCTCTCAATAAATTACTGAGCTCCTACAAGTTACAAAGGTGCATAAGAAGATTAAGTATACATGACTGCAGAGATTTCTTGTTGCTTGAGCTATCATCAATATCTCTGAACTATTTGGAGACTCTTGTTATATTCAATTGTCTTCAATtggaagaaatgaaaattagtaTGGAAAAACAGGGAGGCAAAGGATTGGAACAATCATATGATACCCCCAACCCTCAGTTGATAGCGAGAAGCAACCAACACTTCCGCAGTCTTCGTGATGTCAAGATTTGGAGTTGTCCAAAACTGTTGAACTTGACCTGGCTTATTTATGCTGCATGCCTTCAGTCACTTAGTGTTCAATCCTGTGAATCCATGAAAGAAGTGATAAGTATTGACTATGTAACTTCAAGTACACAGCACGCCAGCATATTCACAAGGCTCACATCTCTAGTATTAGGTGGTATGCCAATGCTAGAGAGCATCTATCAGGGGGCACTGCTCTTCCCCTCATTGGAAATAATCTCCGTGATCAATTGCCCGAGGCTAAGAAGGCTCCCAATCGATTCAAACAGTGCCGCCAAGAGcttaaagaaaattgaaggagaTCTAACCTGGTGGGGAAGGTTGGAATGGAAGGATGAATCTGTGGAGGAGACTTTCACCAACTATTTTTGCCCACAATACTTGGCTGACCCAATCCAGCACTCAG GGGAAGTGCAGGGAAAGAAGAAACTGGTGGTAGAAGGTTCAACCTCAAGGGCAGCCACCTAA